From Arcticibacter tournemirensis, one genomic window encodes:
- a CDS encoding type II toxin-antitoxin system YafQ family toxin: MYQLEQTGKFKKDIKLAKKRGLDMRLLDEVVTQLVEKGELPKQNRSHKLTGNYKGFWECHIQPDWLLVWAQDDTIRLITLTRTGTHRDLFL, encoded by the coding sequence ATGTATCAACTTGAACAGACAGGAAAGTTTAAAAAGGACATTAAACTCGCTAAAAAGCGTGGTTTGGATATGCGCCTGCTCGATGAGGTCGTTACTCAACTGGTCGAAAAAGGTGAGCTTCCAAAACAAAATAGGTCCCACAAATTAACAGGTAATTATAAAGGATTTTGGGAATGCCACATCCAGCCCGACTGGTTATTGGTATGGGCCCAAGACGATACCATTAGGCTCATTACACTAACGAGAACTGGTACACATCGTGACTTATTTTTGTAG
- a CDS encoding Gfo/Idh/MocA family protein, which yields MKNNSRYTRRSFLRTLSYSAGTLALMPAFKSLAACSLPGKDKRLGIALVGLGGYSGGQLAPALQETKNCYLAGIVTGTPSKADSWSKKYNIPGKNIYNYNNFDSIADNPDIDIVYVVLPISMHKEFTIRAAQAGKHVICEKPMALNAGECAEMIAACKKANRMLSIGYRLHFEPHNIEMMRLGQKEIYGKVTSIDTGNGFTYRGDPNAWRLKKALAGGGGLMDMGVYSIQGSRYSLGKEPLFVKATEEKTNHELFREVDETVFWELEFPGGILAKGKSSYNNNWGYLKVKAEKGTFGLEPAFGYGGIRGNSPAGEMNFPQINQQAFQMDDFARCILQKKPTRVPGEEGMRDMKVIDAIYRSIASGKRERIV from the coding sequence ATGAAAAACAACAGCAGGTATACCAGAAGAAGCTTTTTAAGAACCTTATCCTATTCCGCCGGAACTCTGGCGCTTATGCCCGCCTTCAAATCGCTGGCGGCTTGCTCCTTACCCGGTAAAGATAAAAGACTAGGCATAGCGCTGGTTGGGTTAGGGGGATACAGCGGCGGACAACTGGCGCCTGCTCTGCAGGAGACAAAAAACTGTTACCTCGCAGGGATAGTAACCGGCACTCCTTCCAAAGCCGACAGCTGGTCGAAAAAGTATAATATCCCCGGCAAGAACATCTACAACTATAACAACTTCGATTCTATTGCCGACAATCCGGACATCGACATCGTCTATGTGGTATTGCCTATTTCGATGCACAAAGAGTTTACCATCAGGGCGGCTCAGGCAGGCAAACACGTGATCTGCGAGAAGCCTATGGCTTTGAACGCCGGCGAATGTGCCGAAATGATTGCTGCATGTAAGAAAGCAAACAGGATGCTGTCTATCGGATACCGGCTACATTTTGAACCGCACAATATCGAGATGATGCGGCTTGGTCAGAAAGAAATATATGGCAAGGTTACTTCCATCGACACCGGAAACGGCTTCACTTACCGGGGAGATCCTAATGCCTGGCGGTTAAAAAAAGCGCTGGCTGGCGGAGGCGGCCTGATGGATATGGGAGTTTACAGTATCCAGGGATCCAGATATAGCCTTGGCAAAGAACCTCTGTTTGTAAAAGCAACCGAAGAAAAAACCAATCACGAGCTTTTCCGTGAAGTAGACGAAACCGTCTTCTGGGAACTCGAATTTCCGGGCGGCATATTAGCCAAGGGAAAATCGAGCTACAACAATAACTGGGGATACCTGAAGGTAAAGGCGGAAAAAGGGACTTTCGGACTAGAGCCGGCATTTGGATACGGAGGCATCAGGGGAAACTCACCTGCAGGAGAAATGAATTTTCCACAGATTAATCAGCAGGCCTTCCAAATGGACGACTTTGCCCGGTGTATCCTTCAGAAAAAGCCAACGAGAGTACCCGGCGAAGAAGGCATGAGAGATATGAAAGTAATTGATGCTATTTATAGAAGCATTGCCTCGGGCAAGAGAGAAAGAATAGTATAA